The following proteins are co-located in the Sphaeramia orbicularis chromosome 24, fSphaOr1.1, whole genome shotgun sequence genome:
- the max gene encoding protein max isoform X5 encodes MSDNDDIEVDSDADKRAHHNALERKRRDHIKDSFHSLRDSVPALQGEKASRAQILDKATEYIQYMRRKNHTHQQDIDDLKRQNALLEQQVSSISSPAASAVRALEKVKGSAQLQTSYSSSDSSLYTNPKGSAVSAFDGGSDSSSESEPEEPPNRKKLRVEAS; translated from the exons GCAGACAAACGGGCACACCACAATGCGCTGGAGCGCAAGCGTAGGGACCACATCAAAGACAGCTTTCACAGCCTCCGGGACTCGGTGCCCGCCCTGCAGGGAGAGAAG GCGTCTCGAGCTCAAATCCTAGACAAAGCCACAGAGTACATCCAATACATGAGGCGGAAAAACCACACACACCAGCAGGACATCGACGACCTGAAGAGGCAGAACGCACTGCTGGAGCAGCAAG TCTCTTCCATCTCTTCGCCGGCGGCGTCTGCAGTCCGCGCTCTGGAGAAGGTAAAAGGCTCCGCCCAGCTCCAGACCAGCTACTCGTCGTCGGACAGCAGCCTGTACACCAACCCCAAAGGCAGCGCCGTGTCCGCCTTCGACGGCGGCTCCGACTCCAGCTCCGAGTCCGAGCCCGAAGAGCCGCCCAACAGGAAGAAACTGCGCGTGGAGGCCAGCTAG
- the max gene encoding protein max isoform X3, with translation MSDNDDIEVDSDADKRAHHNALERKRRDHIKDSFHSLRDSVPALQGEKQSTKQASRAQILDKATEYIQYMRRKNHTHQQDIDDLKRQNALLEQQVSSISSPAASAVRALEKVKGSAQLQTSYSSSDSSLYTNPKGSAVSAFDGGSDSSSESEPEEPPNRKKLRVEAS, from the exons GCAGACAAACGGGCACACCACAATGCGCTGGAGCGCAAGCGTAGGGACCACATCAAAGACAGCTTTCACAGCCTCCGGGACTCGGTGCCCGCCCTGCAGGGAGAGAAG CAGTCTACCAAACAGGCGTCTCGAGCTCAAATCCTAGACAAAGCCACAGAGTACATCCAATACATGAGGCGGAAAAACCACACACACCAGCAGGACATCGACGACCTGAAGAGGCAGAACGCACTGCTGGAGCAGCAAG TCTCTTCCATCTCTTCGCCGGCGGCGTCTGCAGTCCGCGCTCTGGAGAAGGTAAAAGGCTCCGCCCAGCTCCAGACCAGCTACTCGTCGTCGGACAGCAGCCTGTACACCAACCCCAAAGGCAGCGCCGTGTCCGCCTTCGACGGCGGCTCCGACTCCAGCTCCGAGTCCGAGCCCGAAGAGCCGCCCAACAGGAAGAAACTGCGCGTGGAGGCCAGCTAG